The uncultured Paludibaculum sp. sequence GGCCAATATCAACATCGTGGTGAATCTGGCGGCGCTGCACGAGCAGTTGGGCGATGTACTTCTGGGGGCGGGCCGGGCGCGGGAAGCCGACCACGAATTCCTGGTGAGCCACCAACTGGCGGAACAACACCTGGCGGAGATGCTGCCGTTCTATCGAATCTACATCACGACCGGCCGGAGGCTGGCGGAGGCAGCCGCGGGGCGCGGCGAGAGTGAGGCGGCGCTACGGTATGCCGACCAGGCGGTGGCTGTCGCGGAGAAGCTTAGCACGGTAAAGGGGGCAGGCGTGCCGCAGCGGGCTCTGGCGCCCAGGGCTTACTCCGGATTGGCGTCGACCTACGAAAAACTGCATCGAGCCGCGGATGCGCGGCGCTGGCACGAGAAGGCACTGGCTCAGTTTCGGGAACTGCAGGACAAGCCCGGATTCACGCGCTATCACAGGGACGAGATGCAGCGTGTGGAAAAGGCATTGAAAGGGAAGTGATGCGGCAGGATGCACAACTGGTCCGCGAGAGCTTTGAGCTGATCCGGGAGATGGCGATCCCGACGGCGATGTTGTTTTATGGACGGCTGTTCGATATGGATCCGTCTCTACGCGGATTGTTCCACGTCGATTTCAAAGCGCAATCGGTGAAGCTGATGGACACGTTGTCACTGGTGGTGGAAAGTGCCGACCGGTTGGATCAGTTGCGGCCCACATTGAGAGACCTCGGGCGGAGGCACGTCGACTACGGCGTGCAGCCACAGCACTACCAGACGGTGAGCACAGCATTGATCTGGGCGCTGGCCCAGGCGATGCAGCCCGACTTTTACGATGACGTGCGGGCGGCCTGGACGCACATTCTGGATGAGGTTTGCCGGGAGATGCTGGCGGGGGCGGAGCGGGGCTGAAACCGCGTGGGCGTCGCGTGATAGCATGCTGGGTCAGCGAGGGCCTGGCGCGGCTCAACGTGTCCGCAGCAGGAGGTTTCATGCGAGTACTGGTGATGTTCTGTGCCTGGGCAGCCGTTTTGTCCGCCCAGGATTCACTGGATCTGGCGCGGCTGCACGAGGGGCGGGCGTTCCGGTCGTCCAGCAATAATACCGACCTCACCAGTAACGACGACAGCAAGCGGCCGATTCCCGGAGAGACGGTAGTGCTGGCGGACCTGGAAGGTCCAGGGGTGGTGCAGCACATCTGGCTGACCATTGCGGCGAACGAGTATGCCTGGCCGAGGCTGCTGCGCTTGCGAGTCTATTACGACCACAGCTCGATGCCGAGCGTGGACGTACCGGTGGGTGACTTCTTCGGCGTGGGGCTGGGGCACGAGCGATCCTTGCGGTCGTTGATGGTGGTGAACGGGTCAGAGGGCCGGTCGCGCAACTCCTACTGGGCGATGCCCTTCCGAAAGGCCTGCAAGATCACGATCACCAACGAGGGACGCAGGCGCGTCTCCAACTTGTACTATCACGTGGATTGGGAAAAGAGGCCGCTGCCGGCGGATATCGGGTACTTCCACGCCTGGTACCGGCAGGAGTTGCCAACGAAGCCCGGGCAGCCGTACGAAGTGCTGTCCGTCACAGGCCGGGGGCAGTATGTGGGGACGCTGCTGAATGTCATCCAGGTGGCGCCGGGCTGGTTCGGCGAGGGGGACGACCACTTCTTCATCGACGGCGAGAAGGTTGCGTCGATCCAGGGTACGGGCACAGAAGACTACTTCAACGACGCCTGGAGTTTGCGGGTGGGGGAGAGTCCGTATTGGGGAGTGACCACGGCGGAAGGTACAGGCCGAGGGTCGCGCATGTCGGCCTACCGGTGGCACGTGCGGGATCCGATTCCGTTCCAGAAGAGCCTGCGGTTCGTGTTTGAGCACGGCGGCTGGACGTACAACGAGAACGGCACGGTGCGGTCGGCGTTTGAGGAGAGGGCGGATCTGTTCTCTTCCGTGGCGTTCTGGTATCAGCAGGGGGTGGCGCAGGGCCTGCCTGAGCCGCCGTATGGTTCGGCGCGTCTGCCGCACGGGAACGCGAAGCAGATTGAAGCGGAATCGCTGGCTTCAGAGGTACGGACAGAGAAGGGCCGGATGGAGATCCAGAAGGAGGTCTTCTGGTCGCGGGATTTGTTGTACTTCCAGGCGGAGGGCCCGGGTTCGCGCATCGAGATCCCGCTGGATGTGGCGGAAGACGGGTACTACGAGATTGTGGCGCAGGTGGCGCATGCTCCGGATTATGGAGACTACAGCACACTGCTGGATGGAGCTCCAGTGATGGACGAGGGCGACCTGGAGCACGAACCGGGCGCCAACATGCGCGCGCGGGTGGCGTTTAGCGGGTGGGGTCCGGAGTTGTATGTGGCGGAAGACCGGATGCTGGGCTGGCGGAAACTGACAAAGGGGCGGCACTGGCTGACGTTCCTATGCGCCGGCAAAGACATGCGAGCCACGGGGTATCACCTGGGACTCGACGGCCTGATTCTGGCCAAGGTTGGGCAACCGTCGGTGGTGAGCGCTCCGGTGGCTCCGAAGGACGTCAAGAACCTGATCAGCGCGTTGAAGGATCCGGACACTGTACAGCGAGGCGTTGCCGCGCTGGCTCTACGTGATTTGGGCGTTGGCGCGAAAGAGGCGTTGCCGGCGCTGGCCGAAGCATTGAAGGACCGGGATACGGGGATCCGCATGACGGCGGCGGATGCGATTGCCAGGCAGGGACACGGAGCACTGGCGGTGATGGACGCACTGATCGCGGCCGGTGAGGTAAAAGGCGAAGACGCTCATGTGCAACGGAGTGTGGCGATCGCTTTGGGTGGGATTGGCCCGGAGGCAGCGAAGGCTCTGCCGATGCTGTCGGAACTGGAGAAGATCCCGCGCGTGCAGGCCACGGCGACTACCGCCATCGGTCAGATTCGGAAAAAACGTTGATGCCGGGCCGCGCTATCAAATGCGCGGCTCCGTCGTCCAAAGGCGTGTGAGACCGGAGCGGACACGCCGGGTTCGTTGCCGCCCTGCCAGGGGCGACAAAGGACTTCCGCTCCGGCCGCCATGCAGGAAGCTTTACGGCTTCCAACGAACAATCGGCTTGCGCGCCGCGGTGACTTCATCCACACGCGAAGTGCGGGTCATGTAAGGCGCGTGCTTCACCATCTCGGGATCGGTGTCGATCTCATTGGCGATGGCGATGAGTGATTCGCAGAAGGCATCGAGCTCCTGCTTCGATTCCGTTTCCGTGGGTTCGATCATGAGCGCGCCATGCACGATCATGGGGAAGCTGACGGTATAGGGATGGAAGCCGTAATCGATGAGGCGCTTGGCGATGTCGCCGGTGCGCACGCCCTTGGCCTCCTGGCGGGTATCCTCAAACACGCACTCATGCATGGAGGGCGCGTTGTAGGCGATCTGGAAGTAAGGCGCAAGCTTGGCGCGCAGGTAGTTGGCGTTCAGCAGAGCGTCCAGAGTGGCGTTGCGGAGGCCCGGGCCGCCATGAGCCATGATGTAGGCCAGGGCGCGGACCAGGACGCCGAAGTTGCCGTAGTAGGCGCGGACGCGGCCGATGGATTGAGGGCAGTTGTAGTCCCAGGTCCACTGGCCGTTGGCCTGGCGCAGGCGCGGGGTGGGCAGGAAGGGTTCGAGGTGGGACTTGACGCCCACGGCTCCGGCCCCAGGACCGCCGCCACCGTGCGGGGTGGAGAAGGTCTTGTGCAGGTTGGAGTGGAGGACGTCGATACCAAAGTCGCCGGGGCGGGCGACACCGACCAGCGCGTTGAGGTTCGCACCATCCATGTAGACCTGGGCGCCCTTGGCATGGAGGATGCCCGCGATTTTGACGATGTTCTCTTCGAAGACACCAACCGTGTTGGGGTTGGTGATCATCATGGCGGCGACGGTGTCGTCGACAGCGGCTTCGAGGACCGCGGGATCGATCATGCCCTGCTCATTGGACTTGAGCGTGGCGACCTCGTAGCCGGCGATGCTGGCCGTGGCCGGGTTGGTGCCGTGGGCGGAGTCGGGGACTAAAACCTTCTTGCGCGGGTTGCCCAACGACTCGAGGTAAGCACGGACCAGCATGATGCCGGTGTACTCGCCGTGCGCGCCGGCGGAGGGCTGGAGCGTGACGGCATCCATGCCGAAGATCTCGCCGAGGTACTGCTCGAGAACTGCGACGATCTCCATGGCGCCCTGCGAAAGGGATTCTGGCTGATAGGGGTGCGCCCAGGCCAGACCTTCGATGCGGGCCACAGCCTCATTGATGCGCGGGTTGTACTTCATCGTGCATGAACCCAGCGGGAAGAGGCCCAGATCGATGCCGTAGTTCCAGGTGGACAGGCGCGTGAAGTGGCGGATGACCTCGACTTCGCTGACTTCGGGGAAGTTCTCGATTTCCGTACGGACGTTGTCGCCACCCAGGGCCTCGGAGGCGTCCACGGCGGGCACATCGAGTTCAGGCAGCTGATAGCCGGTCTTGCCCGGATGGGAGAGCTCGAAGAGCAGGGATTCGTTCTGCGTGAGATGGGGGCGGATCTTGCCGAGTGTCTTGGGCATTAGAGCAGAACCTCCTTGACGGCGTCGATGTCGGCGCGTTTCGACATTTCAGTGGCGCAGAGCAGCATGGAGTCCTTCAACTCGGGGAAGAAGCGCCCCAGCGGCAGACCGCCGATGATCTTCTTCCCGAGAAGCGCCGCGTTAGCCTCTTCCGGAGATTTGCCCTTGGGGCGGACGACGAATTCGTTGAAGAATGGTCCACTGAAGGGGAGATCGAGCCCCTTAGCGAGATAGTGCGCCTTGGCGAGGTTTTGCTCGGCCAATTCGCGCAAACCCTGCTTGCCGTAGACGCTCATGAAGACCGTGGCCATCAGCGCGATGAGGGCCTGGTTGGTGCAGATGTTGGACGTGGCCTTCTCGCGGCGGATGTGCTGTTCGCGCGTGGAGAGCGTGAGGCAGAAGGCGCGATTGCCGTCGGCATCCTTGGTCTCCCCGACGAGGCGGCCGGGGATCTGACGCATGTACTTTTCCTTCGTGGCGATGATGCCGGCGAAGGGCCCGCCGTAGCTGGGCGAGATGGCGAAACTCTGGAGCTCACCGACAACGATATCGGCATCGCGAGGCGGCTCAACCAGGCCGAGTGAAACGGCTTCAGAGAAGACAACGACCAGCAGCGCGCCGTGCTTATGGGCGAGTTCGGAGGCCTGCCTGATGTTCTCCACGATGCCGAAGAAGTTCGGGGACTGGAGAATGACGCAGGCGATGTCCTTGTCGAGCTTCGATTCGAGACCGGCGATGTCGATGGTGCCGGTCTTGGGGTCGTAACCGAAGGACTCCACATGGAGCTGCGCATTGCGGGCGGCGGTGTCGAGCACTTCGCGGTACTCAGGGTGGAGGTTGGCGGCGACCAGGAACTTATGGCGGCCGGTGACGCGGGCAGCCATCATGGCGGCCTCCGGCACGGCGGTGGAGCCGTCGTACATGGACGCGTTGGCAACTTCCATGCCGGTGAGCTGGCAGACCATGGTCTGGAATTCGAAGATCGTCGTCAGGGTACCCTGGGCGATTTCGGCCTGGTAGGGCGTGTAGGAGGTGAGGAACTCACCGCGGCTCACGACCACGTCGCAAAGAACGGGCCGGTAGTGGGCATAGACGCCCGCTCCCAGGAAACTGGCATAGCTGTCGGCGTTCCTAGCAGCCTGCTGCTTGAAGTAGTCGGAGATTTCGTACTCCGATTTGCCGGCGGGAATGTCGAGGGTCCGAGGGAAGAGTGCTTCCGCGGGGAGGTGAGCGTAGAGGTCATCGAGGGAATTAAGTCCGCAAGCGTCGAGCATGGCACGCCGCTCGGCGTCAGAGTGGGGCAGGTATCGCAATTGTGATGGCTCCCGGAAATGGAGGGGCCGAGAGGGCCGCTCCAATCTTCCATTGTAGCCTTTGCGGCCCGGCTTTCGAGTCTGTCGGGCCGCGTGGAATTCGACGGGGAATAAACGGAGGAGGGCTGAACTCGGCGGAACTCAGCTGCCGATGAAGGCCTGATAGTCGGCGGCGGAGAGGAGGCCGGCCACCTCTCCAGGGTTGGAGAGGCGAATCTTCACGAGCCAGGCATCGCCGTGAGGATCTTCGTTCAGTTTTTCAGGGGCGTCGGCCAGGAGATTATTGATCTCGAGAACCTCACCCGAAACGGGCGCGTAGATGTCGCTGACGGCCTTGACGGACTCAACCGAGCCCAGGCTCTTGCCTGTCTCGATCACCGAGCCGACCTTGGGCAGGTCAACGTAGACGATATCGCCGAGTTCGTTCTGGGCGTGATCGGTGATTCCGATTGTGCCGGTGTCGCCGTCGACGGACACCCACTCATGTTCTTTCGTATAGCGGAAGGTTTCTGGGTAGTTCATTTCGCTCGCTTGTAGAAAGGGATAGGGACGGTCACCGCCTCGACAGGTGCATTCCGGATCATGATTTCGATGGGGGTTCCGGGTTGAGCCTTGTCGATGGGCAGATAACACATTCCGATGTTCTTGTTGAGCGTCGGGGAGGGACCGCCGGAGGTCACCCAGCCGGCGGGAGCGCCCGCGACGCGGACCTCATATCCGTCGCGGCCGATGCCGCGACCGCACATTTCAAAACCAATGAGCTTGCGGGTGAGCCCGGCGGCCTTCTGTTCTTCCAGTTTGGCGCGGCCAAGGAAGTCACCCTTGTCGAATTTGACGATCCACTGGAGGCAGGCCTCCAGTGGGGAGATGGAAGCATCGATCTCGTGCCCGTAAAGGGCCATGCCGGATTCCATGCGGAGCGTGTTGCGGGCGCCGAGGCCGGCGGGTTTGATCCCGAACTCCTGGCCGGCTTCCATCAGTTCGGTCCAGCGCTTCCCGGCAAGGCTGGGATCGACATAGATTTCGAAGCCGTCTTCACCTGTGTAGCCGGTGCGGGCGATGCGGGCCCAGTCGCCGGAGACTTCGCCGTCGGTGAACCAGTAGTACTTGATGGCGCTGAGATCAGTCTTGGTGAGTTTCTGAAGGGTGGACAGCGCCTTGGGACCTTGGACGGCAATTTGCGCGTACCGAGGGCCTGCGTTTTCGACAGTGCAATCCCAGCGGTTCTGCGCGGCGATGTGTTCGAAGTCCTTGTCCTGGTTGGAGGCGTTGACGCAGAGGAAGTACGAATCGTCAGCGACTTTGTGAACCAGGATGTCGTCGACGAAGCCGCTGTGGTCGTAGAGCAGGCCGGCGTAGTGGACTTGGCCAGTGGCGAGCTTAGCGGCGTTGTTGGTGGACACGTAGTTTACGAGAGAGAGGGCTTCAGGCCCCTTGATCTCGATTTCGCCCATGTGGCTGACGTCGAACAGGCCGACGGCCGTGCGGACGGTGTTGTGCTCGTCGATGATGCCGGAGTACTGAACAGGCATGTCCCAGCCGCCGAAGTCCACCATGCGGGCCTTGAGCGCGCGATGAGCTTCATTGAGGGGCGTTTTCAGCAGTTCGGCGGAAGTGTCACTCATAGGATTAGGCTTACGGTCAACTCAATCTAGCATAGGGCACCGCCAGGAGGCATGGCGCCGCAGCCAACGAACGTCATTGGAGCAGGAGAAGACGGACATCCATCACATTCGTACCCGTCGGGCCGGTCTTCACCAAGTCGCCCAGAGGGGAGAAAAAATTGTAGGAATCGTTGCGTCCAAGGGCCGAGGCCGCGTTGAGCCCCAGCTTCGCAGCTCGCCTGACTGTGTCACCATCAGCCATGGCCCCTGCCGCGTCGGTAGGTCCATCGGTGCCATCGGTGCCGCCGCTGAAGGCGAGGACTCCAGGCTGTCCGTCGAGGACAAGCGCGGCGGCGAGTGCAAATTCCTGATTGCGCCCACCGAGACCATCCCCCCTGATGGTGACCGTGGTTTCACCGCCCGAGATGAAACAGACGGGCGGCTTGGCGGGCCGGCCGGTAGCTCGCGCTTCCCGAGCGATGGCGGCGTGCATGAACGCGACGTCCTTGGTTTCGCCTTCAATCGTCGTAGAAAGCACTACGGGTTTGTAGCCAAGATCCTTTGCCTTGGCCGAAGCTGCCTTGACCGCCAGG is a genomic window containing:
- a CDS encoding globin domain-containing protein; its protein translation is MRQDAQLVRESFELIREMAIPTAMLFYGRLFDMDPSLRGLFHVDFKAQSVKLMDTLSLVVESADRLDQLRPTLRDLGRRHVDYGVQPQHYQTVSTALIWALAQAMQPDFYDDVRAAWTHILDEVCREMLAGAERG
- a CDS encoding DUF2961 domain-containing protein, whose product is MRVLVMFCAWAAVLSAQDSLDLARLHEGRAFRSSSNNTDLTSNDDSKRPIPGETVVLADLEGPGVVQHIWLTIAANEYAWPRLLRLRVYYDHSSMPSVDVPVGDFFGVGLGHERSLRSLMVVNGSEGRSRNSYWAMPFRKACKITITNEGRRRVSNLYYHVDWEKRPLPADIGYFHAWYRQELPTKPGQPYEVLSVTGRGQYVGTLLNVIQVAPGWFGEGDDHFFIDGEKVASIQGTGTEDYFNDAWSLRVGESPYWGVTTAEGTGRGSRMSAYRWHVRDPIPFQKSLRFVFEHGGWTYNENGTVRSAFEERADLFSSVAFWYQQGVAQGLPEPPYGSARLPHGNAKQIEAESLASEVRTEKGRMEIQKEVFWSRDLLYFQAEGPGSRIEIPLDVAEDGYYEIVAQVAHAPDYGDYSTLLDGAPVMDEGDLEHEPGANMRARVAFSGWGPELYVAEDRMLGWRKLTKGRHWLTFLCAGKDMRATGYHLGLDGLILAKVGQPSVVSAPVAPKDVKNLISALKDPDTVQRGVAALALRDLGVGAKEALPALAEALKDRDTGIRMTAADAIARQGHGALAVMDALIAAGEVKGEDAHVQRSVAIALGGIGPEAAKALPMLSELEKIPRVQATATTAIGQIRKKR
- the gcvPB gene encoding aminomethyl-transferring glycine dehydrogenase subunit GcvPB, whose translation is MPKTLGKIRPHLTQNESLLFELSHPGKTGYQLPELDVPAVDASEALGGDNVRTEIENFPEVSEVEVIRHFTRLSTWNYGIDLGLFPLGSCTMKYNPRINEAVARIEGLAWAHPYQPESLSQGAMEIVAVLEQYLGEIFGMDAVTLQPSAGAHGEYTGIMLVRAYLESLGNPRKKVLVPDSAHGTNPATASIAGYEVATLKSNEQGMIDPAVLEAAVDDTVAAMMITNPNTVGVFEENIVKIAGILHAKGAQVYMDGANLNALVGVARPGDFGIDVLHSNLHKTFSTPHGGGGPGAGAVGVKSHLEPFLPTPRLRQANGQWTWDYNCPQSIGRVRAYYGNFGVLVRALAYIMAHGGPGLRNATLDALLNANYLRAKLAPYFQIAYNAPSMHECVFEDTRQEAKGVRTGDIAKRLIDYGFHPYTVSFPMIVHGALMIEPTETESKQELDAFCESLIAIANEIDTDPEMVKHAPYMTRTSRVDEVTAARKPIVRWKP
- the gcvPA gene encoding aminomethyl-transferring glycine dehydrogenase subunit GcvPA; its protein translation is MRYLPHSDAERRAMLDACGLNSLDDLYAHLPAEALFPRTLDIPAGKSEYEISDYFKQQAARNADSYASFLGAGVYAHYRPVLCDVVVSRGEFLTSYTPYQAEIAQGTLTTIFEFQTMVCQLTGMEVANASMYDGSTAVPEAAMMAARVTGRHKFLVAANLHPEYREVLDTAARNAQLHVESFGYDPKTGTIDIAGLESKLDKDIACVILQSPNFFGIVENIRQASELAHKHGALLVVVFSEAVSLGLVEPPRDADIVVGELQSFAISPSYGGPFAGIIATKEKYMRQIPGRLVGETKDADGNRAFCLTLSTREQHIRREKATSNICTNQALIALMATVFMSVYGKQGLRELAEQNLAKAHYLAKGLDLPFSGPFFNEFVVRPKGKSPEEANAALLGKKIIGGLPLGRFFPELKDSMLLCATEMSKRADIDAVKEVLL
- the gcvH gene encoding glycine cleavage system protein GcvH, whose translation is MNYPETFRYTKEHEWVSVDGDTGTIGITDHAQNELGDIVYVDLPKVGSVIETGKSLGSVESVKAVSDIYAPVSGEVLEINNLLADAPEKLNEDPHGDAWLVKIRLSNPGEVAGLLSAADYQAFIGS
- the gcvT gene encoding glycine cleavage system aminomethyltransferase GcvT, producing the protein MSDTSAELLKTPLNEAHRALKARMVDFGGWDMPVQYSGIIDEHNTVRTAVGLFDVSHMGEIEIKGPEALSLVNYVSTNNAAKLATGQVHYAGLLYDHSGFVDDILVHKVADDSYFLCVNASNQDKDFEHIAAQNRWDCTVENAGPRYAQIAVQGPKALSTLQKLTKTDLSAIKYYWFTDGEVSGDWARIARTGYTGEDGFEIYVDPSLAGKRWTELMEAGQEFGIKPAGLGARNTLRMESGMALYGHEIDASISPLEACLQWIVKFDKGDFLGRAKLEEQKAAGLTRKLIGFEMCGRGIGRDGYEVRVAGAPAGWVTSGGPSPTLNKNIGMCYLPIDKAQPGTPIEIMIRNAPVEAVTVPIPFYKRAK